The following proteins are encoded in a genomic region of Hemibagrus wyckioides isolate EC202008001 linkage group LG29, SWU_Hwy_1.0, whole genome shotgun sequence:
- the apela gene encoding apelin receptor early endogenous ligand produces the protein MRFFHPLFALLLLLMVLTLVSAQKPDFLNLRRKYRRHHCPHKRCLPLHSRVPFP, from the exons ATGAGATTCTTCCATCCGCTCTTCGCCCTGTTGCTCCTACTCATGGTGCTGACTCTGGTCAGCGCACAGAAACCAG ATTTTCTGAATTTGCGGCGAAAATACAGGAGACATCACTGTCCACACAAGCGCTGCCTGCCTTTACACTCCAGAGTCCCATTTCCCTGA
- the tmem192 gene encoding transmembrane protein 192: protein MDSKRLLVKTSNRNTDITQSIEDDPLIDGPLIARNALESAIKREFQKLPTNWGAITLTVLHVAYVSVCVALAALCWLTDTHSAECTAALNGVDSRSLVLLLKVGLWLLVFLFERCVQYHHSAVRRRGYLRFYRKTAKLKHLPLLIHSAGNAAVLIVIAPASMLDNKVKNLSVYLLLAVICVELLASVICLMVYAVQVSRFNKQSLGPDITEDERSHTFSGTDSDMHAEMGFRDGSSLEEVVEKQADLIEYLKQHNTQLSKRILTLATQQTHNRD, encoded by the exons atggaCTCAAAGCGACTCCTGGTAAAGACG agtaacCGAAACACAGATATCACCCAAAGCATTGAGGATGACCCTTTGATCGATGGGCCACTCATAGCCAGGAACGCCTTGGAGTCAGCCATCAAAAGAGAGTTCCAAAAACTACCCACTAACTGGGGAGCCATTACACTGACTGTGTTGCAT GTGGcgtatgtgagcgtgtgtgtggccCTGGCTGCTCTGTGCTGGTTAACTGACACTCACTCTGCGGAGTGCACAGCAGCATTGAACGGGGTGGACTCGAGGTCCCTGGTGTTGTTATTGAAGGTGGGCTTGTGGTTGCTAGTCTTTCTGTTCGAGAGATGTGTGCAGTATCACCACAGTGCAGTGAGGCGGAGAGGATACCTGCGGTTTTACAGGAAAACTGCCAAGCTCAAGCACCTGCCATTACTTATACactctgcag gTAACGCTGCCGTGCTGATAGTAATCGCCCCCGCCTCGATGTTGGATAACAAAGTGAAAAATCTCTCCGTGTATCTGCTGCTCGCCGTCATCTGTGTGGAACTGCTTGCATCTGTTATATGCCTTATGGTGTATGCAG TACAAGTGTCGAGGTTTAACAAGCAAAGTCTGGGTCCAGATATCACAGAAGACGAGAGATCTCACACCTTCTCCGGCACCGACAGCGACATGCACGCAGAAATGGGCTTcag AGATGGCTCCAGTCTCGAAGAGGTGGTGGAGAAACAAGCCGACCTGATCGAATACCTGAAGCAGCACAACACGCAGCTGAGCAAAAGAATCCTGACGCTCGCCACACAACAGACGCACAACCGAGACTga
- the polr1e gene encoding DNA-directed RNA polymerase I subunit RPA49, which produces MREKYMLIAAAMAATCTWKPCEEAGEEKSVIVKFSNGQVNTTDQLNFRLFKHSDEANPRKKSRRIVVAESDRLSYVGSNFGPDSLQCNTMCNYFVGILDKTTMQMKVQSAQLFNLQPVIPGETAKNSEDNENKTYREKLDALIEAFGTTKQKRALSSRRMNEVGNDTLQKAVARAAGNVIDKKGVEALQQDVVDSQALSESTLFLPPCNKDAANREDVYPFDGLLSPVEFNSLQQLGEKIAGLTPEDQMSKDGFFPETLKEILKCLPKEGEARDRDARCAWYLSFLIRLAQTKKLDRKLGENECPHVIFRKVQKNFTVESFFKGRVRSTVTASTVAKIASHCLALLLHIGDQKVDLTLLYRDLCISETKILEVAKAMGLTLSRQSSHSLEESGLQDDHRMASLQLPLVRYERRMESRKRKKMK; this is translated from the exons ATGCGCGAAAAGTACATGTTAATCGCAGCAGCAATGGCGGCGACCTGTACGTGGAAGCCGTGTGAAGAAGCTGGGGAAGAAAAATCTGTTATTg TGAAGTTTTCCAATGGACAGGTTAACACCACAGATCAGCTGAACTTCAGGCTTTTCAAGCACAGCGATGAGGCCAACCCGAGAAAGAAAAGCAGGCGCATTGTG GTCGCAGAATCAGATCGGCTGTCGTACGTCGGGAGCAACTTTGGCCCAGACTCTTTACAGTGCAACACCATGTGCAA TTACTTTGTCGGCATCTTGGACAAAACTACCATGCAGATGAAGGTGCAGAGTGCTCAGCTTTTCAACCTGCAGCCTGTTATaccag GTGAAACAGCAAAAAATTCCGAGGACAATGAGAACAAGACCTACAGAGAGAAG ctggACGCTCTCATCGAGGCTTTCGGCACGACGAAGCAGAAGCGCGCGCTCAGCTCGAGGCGGATGAACGAGGTCGGCAATGACACGCTGCAGAAAGCGGTGGCACGAGCCGCCGGTAACGTCATAGACAAGAAAGGAGtggaag ccttaCAGCAGGATGTGGTGGATTCACAGGCTCTGTCTGAATCTACTCTATTCCTGCCTCCCTGCAACAAGGACGCAGCTAATCGTGAGGACGTTTACCCCTTTGATGGCC TGCTGTCTCCAGTCGAGTTCAACTCACTCCAGCAGCTTGGGGAGAAAATAGCAGGACTGACTCCTGAAGACCAGATGAGCAAAGATGGCTTCTT TCCCGAGACTCTGAAGGAGATATTGAAATGCCTTCCCAAAGAAGGGGAAGCTCGAGACCGAGACGCCCGCTGTGCCTGGTACCTGTCTTTCCTCATCAGACTTGCGCAAACCAAAAAACTGGACCGCAAGC TTGGCGAGAACGAATGTCCACACGTCATCTTCAGGAAAGTGCAGAAGAACTTCACAGTGGAGAGTTTCTTTAAAGGAAG aGTGAGGAGCACAGTGACAGCTTCGACAGTTGCTAAGATCGCGTCCCACTGCCTTGCTCTGCTGCTTCATATCGGAGACCAGAAAGTCGACCTCACCCTCCTGTACAGAGACCTGTGTATCAGCGAAACCAA gaTACTGGAGGTGGCAAAGGCCATGGGGCTCACGCTTTCCCGCCAGTCCAGCCACAGTTTGGAGGAGTCAGGGCTACAGGATGACCACAGGATGGCCTCACTGCAGCTCCCGCTCGTTCGCTACGAACGACGCATGGAGAGCCGAAAACgcaagaaaatgaaatga